The genomic region CTCTTCCTGGTGCAGCCGGACGACCTCCTCCTGCATGTCGCGCCGGATCATCGGGTCGAGCGCGCTGAACGGCTCGTCGAACAGCAGGACTTCGGGGTCGACGGCGAGGGCGCGGGCCAGGCCCACGCGCTGCCGCTGGCCGCCGGAGAGCTGGCCGGGGCGGCGGTGCTCCATGCCTTCCAGGCCGACCTTGGCGACGACCTCGGCGGCCCGCTCACGCCGCTCGTTCTTGCCCATGCCCTGGATCTCCAGGCCGTAGGCGACGTTGTCGAGGACCGTGCGGTGCGGCAGCAGGCCGAAGTGCTGGAAGACCATGGCGGCGCGGTGGCGGCGCAGTTCGCGCAGCCGGGAGCGGTCCATGGCGCGGACGTCCTCGCCGTCGATGGCGATGGTGCCGGCCGTCGGCTCGATGAGCCGGGTCAGACAGCGCACCAGCGTGGACTTGCCGGAGCCGGACAGGCCCATGACGACGAAGACCTCGCCCTTGCGCACGTCGAAGCTGACGTCCCGGACGGCGGCCGTGCAGCCGGTGCGGGCGCGCAGCTCGGCGGGGTCGAGGGCGGTGAGCTCGGGGTCGGCGGGAACGCGCTCGGCCTTGGGGCCGAACACCTTCCACAGGCCCTCCACCGAGAAGACGGGGGCGGTGGTGTCCATGGTCTGCTCCGTCGGGGGTTCGAGGGTCGCGGTCACTTGGCACCACCACCGATCAGCTCGGCGGCCTTCTCCCCGACCATGAGCACGCCGATCATCGGGTTCACGGTGGTCATGGTGGGGAACACGGAGGCGTCGGCGATGCGGATGCCCTCCAGGCCGCGGATGCGCAGTTCGGGGTCGACGACGGCGAGCCGGTCGTCGGCGGCGCCCATCTTGCAGGTGCCGGCCGGGTGGTAGACGGTGTGGGCGACCTTGCGGGCGTACTCGCTGAGCTCCTCGTCGCCGGTGACGTCCGGGCCGGGGGCCACCTCGCGCTTGAGCCAGCCGGCCAGGGGCTCGGTCTTGGCGATCTCGCGGGCGATCTTGATGCCGTCGACGAGGGTCCTGCCGTCGTAGTCGTCCGCGTCGGTGAAGTAGCGGAAGTCCAGGGCGGGCTTGACCTCGGGGTCGGCGCTGGTCAGGTACAGCCGGCCGCGGCTCTTGGGCTTGGGGATGTTCGGCGTCATGGAGACGCCGAACTCCGGCCGCTGGTAGCCCAGTCGCTCCGGGTTGTCCGTGAAGGGGATCTGGTAGAAGTGGAACATCAGGTCGGGGTGCGGCAGTTCGGGGTCGCGGCGCACGAACAGGCCCGCGTCCGAGTCCATCGCGGAGTTCTCCGGGATGGGGCCGTTGGTCTCCCACACGATGACCGACTCGGGGTGGTCGAGCAGGTTCTCGCCGACGCCCGGCAGGTCGTGCGCGACGGGGATGCCGAGCTTCTCCAGGTCCGCCTTCGGGCCGATGCCGGAGTGCATCAGCAGCCGGGGCGAGTCGACGGCGCCGGCGCACAGCAGGACCTCATTGCGCGCCTTGACGAGGATCTCCTCGCCGTCCTTGGTGCGCACGTGCACGCCCTCGGCGCGGTCGCCGTCCAGCTCCAGCTTGTACGCCCAGGTCTCCAGCAGGATCGTGAGGTTGGGGCGCTCGTCCATCACCGGGTGCAGGTACGCCACAGACGCCGAGGACCGCTTGTTGTTCTCGGGGTGGTAGGCGAGGTCGAAGAAGCCGACGCCCTCGGTGAACGGCTTCCGGTTGAAGCCCTCCACGCGCGGCACGTCCAGCGCCGCCTGGGCCGCGTCGACGAAGTCACGGGCGATGGCGTTCCGGTCCCGCTCGTCGACCGGGACGATGTTGTTGAGCAGGCGCGCGAAGTACGCCTCCATCTGCACCGCGCCCCAGCCCTTGGCGCCGGCGGCCTCCCACTCGTCCCAGTCGGCGGGCAGCGGCTTGAACGCGATCAGCGTGTTGTGCGAGGAGCAGCCGCCCAGGACCCGGGCCCGGCTGTGCCGGATGTGCGAATTCCCGCGTGGCTGCTCCGTCGTGGGGTAGTCGTAGTCGAGCTCGCCGCCCAGCAGGCCCATCCAGCGGCGCAGGGTCAGCACGTCGTCGCGGCCGACGTCGCTGGGGCCGCCCTCGATGACGGCGACGGAGACGTCGGGGTTCTCGGTCAGGCGGGAGGCGATGACGGAACCGGCGGTTCCGCCGCCTATCACGACATAGTCGTACTCATGGGTGTGGGACATGGCGTACTTGCTCCAGAGAGGATGAACCAGAGGGGACGAAGGGATCGGGCTCGAAGGGCGGGGGCAGCGGGGGGCAGTGGGGGGCGGCGAGCAGGTCAGCCCGCGAACCAGCGCACCGGCTTCGGCGCGAGGTTCTGGTAGACGTGCTTGGTCTCGCGGTACTCGGCGAGCCCGGCCGGGCCGAGTTCGCGGCCCACTCCGCTCTTGCCGAAACCGCCCCATTCCGCCTGCGGCAGGTAGGGGTGGAAGTCGTTGATCCAGATCGTGCCGTGCCGCAGCCGGCCGGCCACGCGCCGGGCGCGGCCCGCGTCGGCGGTCCAGACACCGCCCGCGAGGCCGTACTCGGTGTCGTTGGCGAGGGCCACGGCCTCGTCCTCGGTACGGAAGGTCTCGACGGTGAGGACCGGCCCGAAGACCTCCTCCCGCACGACACGCATCTCGCGGTGGCAGTGGTCGAGGACGGTCGGCTCGTAGAAGTAGCCGTTCTCCGGGCGCTGCGGGGAGGGCTCGGGGCGCTTGCCGCCGGAGCGCAGCACCGCGCCCTCCTTGAGGGCGGACTCGACGTACATCTCGACCTTGGCACGCTGCTGTTCGGAGACCAGCGGGCCGCACTCGACGCCGTCCTCGGTGCCGCGGCCGAGCCGGATCTTCTCGGCCCTGCGGGCGAGCTCGGCGACGAAACGGTCCCGCACGGACTCCTCGATGATGAGGCGGGCACCGGCCGAGCAGACCTGGCCGCTGTGGATGAAGGCGGCGTTGAGGGCCTGGTCGACGGCGGTGTCGAAGCCCTCCTCGGTGGCGCAGGCGTCGGCGAAGACGACGTTGGGGTTCTTGCCGCCGAGTTCGAGGGCGACCTTCTTGACGCCGGGCGCGGCGGCCTGGGCCACCTTGGTGCCGCTGATCAGGCCGCCGGTGAAGGAGACCAGGTCGACGTCGGGGTGCTCGGAGAGCCGGGCGCCGACCGAATGACCCGGCCCGGTGACGATGTTGGCGACCCCCGCGGGCAGTCCGGCCTCGACGAGCAGCTCGATCAGCGCGATGGTCGTCATCGGGGTGATCTCGCTGGGCTTGATGACGAAGGTGTTGCCGGCGGCCAGGGCCGGGGCGATCTTCCAGCTGGCCTGGAGCAGCGGGTAGTTCCAGGGCGTGATCATCGAGCAGACGCCGATGGGCTCGTGGACGACGACGCTGTGGATGTCGGGCGAGCCGGCGTCCACGACCCGGCCCGGGCTCTCGGCCGCGATCAGGTCGGCGAAGTACCGGAAGGCGTCGGCGACGCAGTCGATGTCGACGCGCCCTTCCTCGACGGTCTTGCCGGCGTCACGGCTCTCCAGCAGCCCGAGCTGCTCGCGGTCGCGCACGAGCAGGTCGGCGACCCGGCGCAGCAGCGCGGCCCGCTCCCCGGCGGGCGTCCGCGGCCACTCCCCCTCGTCGAAGGCGCGCCGGGCGGCGGCGATCGCGAGGTCGGTGTCCTTCTCGTCGCCCTCCGCGACCACGGCGAACGGCAGGGCGTCCGCAGGGTCGAGGATCTCGCGCGTGGCGCCGGAGACGGCCGCACGCCATTCCCCTCCCGCGTGGATGGTGCTGCGCGCCTGGAGTTCGTTGCTTTCCGCCATGATCGCTTTCGCCTTCCGTTCCTGATCAGCGCCCCTGTGTCACACATGTGTCACTAAGAGACCGAGTGCGCCTGCCCTGGTCCCCCGGATGCATGCGCGATCCGTGGCCGAAAGTGCGCCGCGTCACTGGAGATGCGGGCAATCAGGGGCAAAGCGGGCGCCGATCAGGCGCGGAGACGTCAGATCGTCCGAGGTCGGAAGTCCTCCGGCGGGTCCTCGCCCACCCGTCCGTCGATCGACTCACGTATGAGGTCGGCGTGGCCGACGTGGCGGGCGTACTCCTCGATGAGGTCGACGAGCAGGCGCCGCACGCTCGGGGACCGGCCGTCGCGGGTGGTGTACGCGGCGAGCCGGCCGGCGTCGCCACCGGCCAGTGCCTCGCGCAGGTTCGCCCGGGACCGGGCCACCGTCCGCGCCCACAGGGCGTACAACTGCTCGGGGGTGTCCCCGGCCGAGCTCCACTCTTGGTCCGGCTCGGTGTCCCGGTCCACCGCGTCCCACGGCGGCGCTGGCTTCTTCCCCAGCAGTCGCACGGACAGGTACTCGTCCTCGACGTGGGCGAGGTGTTTGAGCAGGCCGCCCAGTGTGAGAGCCGAGGAGGCCACCCGAGCGCTCAGGCCGACCGCGTCCAGCCCCTCGCACTTCCAGGCGAACGTCCTGCGCTGGCGCTCCAGCGAGCCGACGAGCGTGTCCGACTCGTCCCCCGCGACCGGCGGCTCGAACGGTACCGCTTCCACATCCTGTGTCATGCGGCGAAGACTACGACCCGGGTCTGACAACGCCACGCCGCAGCGGCTACGACCCCGACCACTCGGCGAGGATCTCCCGCATCGTCCCCCGAAGCCATCCGTGCGCGGGATCGACGTCGTGGCGTGGGTGCCACGCCAGTCCGACCCGGACCGGGGGCAGCCAAAGGGGGACATCGAAGGTGGCCAGGCCCAGGGCCCGCGCCAGCGGCACGCTCCAGGAGCTGATCAGACCCGCCAGGTCGGTGGCCCGGACGACGAAGAGGGAGGCGGGGAAGGTGCCCACCGACCCCACCACCCGCCGGGCCAGGCCGAGTCCGGCGAGCGCCTCGTCCACCGGCCCGTGCAGCTTCCCCCGCCGGGAGACGGTCAGGTGATCGGCCTCAAGAGCGAACCGCTCGGGCGTCAACTCACCCTCCAGCAGCGGATGCCCGGCCCGTACGACCCCCACCATCCGGTCCTCGTACAGCGACTCCACCCGCACCTCCGGCGCCACCGTGTCGATCACCCCGACCTCCAGATCGGCGGTGCCCTCGCGCAGGAAGGGCGCGTCCACATGGCTCTCGGTGAGGAACCGGAGGCGGATCCCGGGGGCGTCGCGGGCCGCCCGGGTGAAGAGGTCCGGGCCGCAGGCGGCGGCGACGGCGTCATGGCAGAGGACGGTGAACGTGCGGGTCACCGTCCTCAGGTCGGTGTCGGTGGGTGCGAACAGCGCCCGGGCCCGCTCCACCACCGCGCTCACCTCGGCCCGTACGGCCAGCGCACGCGGCGTCGGCACCATCCGCCGCCCGGCCCGCACGAGCACCGGGTCACCGAGCGCCTTGCGGATGCGGCCCAGGGTGCGGCTCATCGCCGGCTCGGACAGATGCAGCCGCCGCGCCGCACCGCCGACGCTCTGCTCCTCCAGCAGCACGTCCAGGGCGACCAGCAGATTCAGGTCCAGGCCGCTTGATTGCGTCACACGCATCGATCCCTTGCAAAGGTTGCACTGGAGTACGGGTACGGGCCGAGCCTACGGTGACGAGGCGATCCCCCGTCCACCGAGCTCCCGGGAGGAGCCTTGCCCTCGCACGCCCTGAAACGGCGGACCCTGCTCGCCCTGTGCGCCTGCGTCCTGGTCGCCCAGAGCATGGTCGCCGCCGTCAACCTGCTGATTCCCCAGCTGAGTTCGTCGTCCCTGCACCCCTCGTCCAGCGAGATCCTGTGGACGGTCGACGCGTACGTCATCGTCTTCGCCGGGCTCCTCATCCCGGCCGGCACCCTCGGTGACCGGTACGGCCGCAAAGGCGCCTTGCTCACCGGGCTCGCCCTGTTCGCGGCCGGCGCCGCCCTCAGTGCCCTCGCCCGGGACCCGGCGCTGCTCGTCGCCGGGCGCGGTGTCTCGGGAGCCGGGGCCGCGCTGATCACACCGGCGACGATGTCGATCCTGCTGCACCTCGCCGGACCGCACGGGCGCGCCCGGGCGATGGCCTCCTGGACGCTGGCGATCGGCCTCGGCGGCCTGGCCGGCAATCTCGGCGGCGGTCTGGCCGGCCAGTTCCTGTCCTGGCGCGCCCTGTTCGCCGTCATGGTCCCGCTGGCCGCGCTGCTCGCCCTCGCGGTGGCCGTCACCACCCCGCGCACCGACCGCTCCCCGCACAGCCACCTCGCCCCGGCCGGCACCCTGCTCCTCACGGCCGGGCTGGTCGCCGCGCTCTTCGGCATCATCGAGGGCCCGGAGTACGGCTGGGGCGCACCGCGGATCCTGTTCGCGTTCGCGGCGGGCGCCCTGCTCATCGCCCTGTTCACGGTCCAGTCCCTGCGCTCGCGCACCCCGCTGTTCGACCCGCGCGTCTTCGCGGCGCCCCGGCTGCGCGCGGCCACCCTCGGCATGGCGACCGGCTTCTTCGGCCTGTTCGCCCTCTTCTACCTCAACTCGCAGTACCTCCAGGGCGTCAAGGGCTACGGCCCCGCCCGCGCCGGCATCTCCATCGTCCCGCTGATCGTCGGCATGGCACTGGTGCCCCGGCTGGCGGCACGCTGGGCCCCACGTCACCCCCGGCCGGTCATCGGCGGCGGCCTGGCCCTCATCGGCGTAGGCCTGCTCGGCGTGTCGACGGCCGGCGCGGGCACGCCCTACGCGGTGTACGCCTGCTGGCTGCTGGTCATCTCGGCGGGCACCGGGCTGTGCATGCCGACGCTGACCCTGGGCGTCGTCACGTCCCTGCCGCCCCACCAGGCGGGTCTCGGTTCCGGCCTCGGCACCGCCGCCCGGGAGATCGGCGCGGCGCTCGGCGTCGCGGTCACCGGCACGGTCCTGGCCTCCCACGACGGCCTCCCGGGCGGTATGGCCCCGGCCCTGCGCACGGTCGCCCTGCTGGTCCTGGCGGCGACGGTGGCGGTGGTCGCCGGGTACGGCGGCTCCCGGAAGGACGCCGGAGAGCCCGCGGGCCCCGCACCGGACGGAACCGGTACGGGGCCTGCGCACAAACGCGGAGGGGCTCCGGTCAGATGAGGCCGAGGCCGCGGACCGCCTCGCGCTCCTCCTCGAGCTCCTTGACGGAGGCGTCGATCCGGGCGCGGGAGAACTCGTTGATCTCCAGGCCCTGGACGATCTCGTACTTGCCGTCCTTGCAGGTGACCGGGAAGGAGGAGATCAGGCCCTCCGGGACGCCGTAGGAGCCGTCCGACGGGATGCCCATGGAGACCCAGTCACCCTCGGCGGTGCCGTTGACCCAGGAGTAGACGTGGTCGATGGCGGCGTTGGCGGCGGAGGCGGCCGACGAGGCGCCGCGGGCCTCGATGATGGCGGCGCCGCGCTTGGCGACGGTCGGGATGAAGTCCTCGGTCAGCCACTTCTCGTCGTTCACGACCTCGGCGGCGTTCTTGCCGGCGACCGTGGCGTGGAAGATGTCCGGGTACTGGGTGGCGGAGTGGTTGCCCCAGATGGTGAGCCGCTTGATGTCGGAGACCGTGGAACCGGTCTTCTTCGCGAGCTGGGTCAGGGCGCGGTTGTGGTCGAGACGGGTCATGGCCGTGAACCGCTCGGCGGGTACGTCGGGCGCGGCGGCCTGCGCGATGAGCGCGTTGGTGTTGGCCGGGTTGCCGACGACGAGGACCTTGACGTCGTCCGCGGCGTGGTCGTTGATGGCCTTGCCCTGCGGCTTGAAGATGCCGCCGTTGGCCTCCAGCAGGTCGCCGCGCTCCATGCCCTTGGTGCGGGGGCGGGCGCCGACGAGCAGGCCCACGTTCGTGCCGTCGAAGGCGACGTTCGGGTCGTCCGTGATGTCGATGCCCGCCAGGAGCGGGAACGCGCAGTCGTCCAGCTCCATGGCCGTGCCCTCGGCCGCCTTCAGGGCCGGCGTGATCTCCAGCAGGCGCAGCTTCACCGGCACGTCCGCGCCGAGCAGCTGACCGGAGGCGATGCGGAAGAGCAGGGCGTAACCGATCTGGCCGGCCGCGCCGGTGACGGTGACGTTCACGGGAGTGCGGGTCATGGCGTTCTCCGTATGACAGCTGGCGGTGGGGCGTCCCTGCCCCGGACGTTTGATCGATCTCTTGGCGTCAAGAGATCGATCCAGCGGTCAGGCTATCGCGCATCCGGGATCCCGGACGGCCGGGGCGGTGTGGCCCACCCCACAACCCACCCCGCACCCGTACAAAAAGGCGGCCGCCCGTCCGGGAGAGGAGGACGAAGGCGGCCGCCGGGGGGAACCGACCAAGCCGGACTCCCGTGGGGGTACGGTTCGCGTGCCCCCGATTCCGCCGACCATGCCACCCTCTCGGAAATTCATCGCCACCCGGCCCTACTGCCGCCGCCTCCGACGCCATCCGGACGCTGCGACCAGGCCCGATACCCCCCGCGTTCCACCGGACGCCCGCGCCCCCGGGACCTCCGGCCGAAGGCCAGGCACCCCACCGGACACAGGCTGCCCGCCACGCGCCAGGCACCACCCGATCCCACCCCCGGCCGGAACGCACACAGCCCGCCAGGGCCAAGACGCCCCGCCCCGCGCAAGGCACCCTGCCGGGCCCCGGTCCCCGGCCGGAAGCAAGCCGCCCCGCCCGGGCAGCACTCGTCGGGCACCACAGCCACGTACCGGCCTCCACCCGACGCGAAGCCCCCCGCACCCCTCGGGCACTCACCCAGCCCGAACGACTCAGCCGCAAAACAGGCACCCGCCGGACACATGACGCCCCGCCGGGTACCGGGCCACCACCACGCCAGAAGCAAGCCGCCCCCGCCCGGACGGCTCTCGTCAGGCGCCTCGGCCACTGCTGGACCCCACGCGAAGCGCCGCGCGGCCCCTCACCAGCCCCGATGACTCGACCGCAAACCAGGCACCCGCCGGGCACAGGACGCCCCGACGGGTACCGGGCGCCACCGGATCCGATCCCCGGCCACACGCCACGGGCGCCCTCAGAGACAAGCCCCCGGCCAGGAACCCCCGCCCCCAGCCCCGGCCAGAGGCCACGCGCCCCGTCGTGTGCCAGGCGCCCGCCCGGCCCCCCGGCCGGAAGCCAGGCGCCCCGCCGGAGGCCAGGCGGTGGTCGCCTACTCCGTGCAGCCCTGCCGGCCGGACGCCAGGGTGGCGCAGGCCTTCGCGTCGGCGGCGTTCTCGACCGAGACCATCGGGGTGTACGCGATCGTGTCGCCGGCGGCGGTGATGCTCCCCGTCTGCTTCGCCTTGCCCGCGCTGACCTGCACCTCGTCGCCCTGAGCCGCCTGGGTGATACGGCCCCAGGCCGCCTTGCAGGTCTCGCTGTAGCGGACCTCGACGACGGTCGTGCCGACGGTCGCGGTCTGGGCCGTGGTCACCAGGTCACCACTGCACCCCATGTTCTCCGCGTCCTTGCCCGTGCAGCTGTCGCCGCTGCACTTCACGCCGGGCGGCAGCTCCTGGTTCGTGGCGGCGGTCGGCGCCGGCGACTTGCCGCCGCCCTTGGCCTCGTCGTCGCCACCGCCACCGGTGAGGTAGAACGCACCGGCGATCACCACGAGCACGCCCACGACACCCGCGAGGAACATCGCGGTCCGCCGCTTGCCGCCCGAGCCGCCCGAGCCGGCAGAGCCGCCGGAGCCACCGGCGCCACCCGCACCCGCACCCGCCGGGACGGCGTCCCGCGGCGGTGCGTCGTACGAGCCCGCTCCGACGCCCGGCATCCGGGCGGTGCCGGGGCCCGAACCGGGCGTGGAGCCGGTTCCCGTGCCGGCGGGACGCCCGCGGCCCTGGGACGGGCCCTGGTACCCGGCCACCCCCCACGAGTTGACCCCGGTCCCACCGCTGCCGGTGGAGTCCTGGACCTCGGGGGCCGTCGGCTGCGGCGGCACGGTCGGGGCGACGCCCGCCGGCCCCGCGATGCCCGGCGTGACCGTGGCGCTGCCGCTTCTGCGGGCGGTCCGGCTACCGCCCGCGGAGGCGGCCTTGCCGTCGTCCTTGGAACCGGCCGACGGGCTCCCGAAGTCCTGCCCGCCGAACTCACCGAGCGCGGCGCGCGCCTGGGAGATCCGGATGGCCTCCATCGTCATGTCGTGCCGCATCTCCGAGCGGCTCCAGGCGCGCTCGGCGAGCTCCCACATGGTGGTGAGGTGCACCGGGTTGGTCCCGGTGACCTCGGCCAGCGCCACGATCGCGCCCTTGGGCGCGAGCAGCCGGCCGTTCAGATAACGCTCCCACGACGTCTTGCTGTAGCCCGTGCGGTCCGCCACCGACGCGATGCTCAGACCACTGCGGTCCACGAGCCTGCGCAGCTGGCTGGTGAACTCCCTGATCTGCGGATCGAGCTCATCCGGCAAGGCCCTCCAACGAGGCATTGCTTCCCCCCTCTTCCCCCCGGTACGTGCTGTTGTTTCCCGCGCTGTTCGCCCCGCGTTGGCGGCCTAGGCCGAGTCCCCGTTCTGCTACCCACAGGGATGCGCCCACTCAGGATCTCAGTTCCC from Streptomyces chartreusis NRRL 3882 harbors:
- a CDS encoding quaternary amine ABC transporter ATP-binding protein, yielding MDTTAPVFSVEGLWKVFGPKAERVPADPELTALDPAELRARTGCTAAVRDVSFDVRKGEVFVVMGLSGSGKSTLVRCLTRLIEPTAGTIAIDGEDVRAMDRSRLRELRRHRAAMVFQHFGLLPHRTVLDNVAYGLEIQGMGKNERRERAAEVVAKVGLEGMEHRRPGQLSGGQRQRVGLARALAVDPEVLLFDEPFSALDPMIRRDMQEEVVRLHQEEGRTMVFITHDLQEALKLGDRIALMRDGRVVQLGTPEEIVGSPADDYVREFVRDVPREQVMTVRTAMRRPSADQDGSGPAVRPEATVSEAIEAVARAGSPARVMDKGRCVGVVDSDTLLGVVAGTEQPAPPGTEQPKEAV
- a CDS encoding GMC family oxidoreductase gives rise to the protein MSHTHEYDYVVIGGGTAGSVIASRLTENPDVSVAVIEGGPSDVGRDDVLTLRRWMGLLGGELDYDYPTTEQPRGNSHIRHSRARVLGGCSSHNTLIAFKPLPADWDEWEAAGAKGWGAVQMEAYFARLLNNIVPVDERDRNAIARDFVDAAQAALDVPRVEGFNRKPFTEGVGFFDLAYHPENNKRSSASVAYLHPVMDERPNLTILLETWAYKLELDGDRAEGVHVRTKDGEEILVKARNEVLLCAGAVDSPRLLMHSGIGPKADLEKLGIPVAHDLPGVGENLLDHPESVIVWETNGPIPENSAMDSDAGLFVRRDPELPHPDLMFHFYQIPFTDNPERLGYQRPEFGVSMTPNIPKPKSRGRLYLTSADPEVKPALDFRYFTDADDYDGRTLVDGIKIAREIAKTEPLAGWLKREVAPGPDVTGDEELSEYARKVAHTVYHPAGTCKMGAADDRLAVVDPELRIRGLEGIRIADASVFPTMTTVNPMIGVLMVGEKAAELIGGGAK
- a CDS encoding aldehyde dehydrogenase family protein; this encodes MAESNELQARSTIHAGGEWRAAVSGATREILDPADALPFAVVAEGDEKDTDLAIAAARRAFDEGEWPRTPAGERAALLRRVADLLVRDREQLGLLESRDAGKTVEEGRVDIDCVADAFRYFADLIAAESPGRVVDAGSPDIHSVVVHEPIGVCSMITPWNYPLLQASWKIAPALAAGNTFVIKPSEITPMTTIALIELLVEAGLPAGVANIVTGPGHSVGARLSEHPDVDLVSFTGGLISGTKVAQAAAPGVKKVALELGGKNPNVVFADACATEEGFDTAVDQALNAAFIHSGQVCSAGARLIIEESVRDRFVAELARRAEKIRLGRGTEDGVECGPLVSEQQRAKVEMYVESALKEGAVLRSGGKRPEPSPQRPENGYFYEPTVLDHCHREMRVVREEVFGPVLTVETFRTEDEAVALANDTEYGLAGGVWTADAGRARRVAGRLRHGTIWINDFHPYLPQAEWGGFGKSGVGRELGPAGLAEYRETKHVYQNLAPKPVRWFAG
- a CDS encoding DinB family protein, whose protein sequence is MTQDVEAVPFEPPVAGDESDTLVGSLERQRRTFAWKCEGLDAVGLSARVASSALTLGGLLKHLAHVEDEYLSVRLLGKKPAPPWDAVDRDTEPDQEWSSAGDTPEQLYALWARTVARSRANLREALAGGDAGRLAAYTTRDGRSPSVRRLLVDLIEEYARHVGHADLIRESIDGRVGEDPPEDFRPRTI
- a CDS encoding LysR family transcriptional regulator, with the protein product MRVTQSSGLDLNLLVALDVLLEEQSVGGAARRLHLSEPAMSRTLGRIRKALGDPVLVRAGRRMVPTPRALAVRAEVSAVVERARALFAPTDTDLRTVTRTFTVLCHDAVAAACGPDLFTRAARDAPGIRLRFLTESHVDAPFLREGTADLEVGVIDTVAPEVRVESLYEDRMVGVVRAGHPLLEGELTPERFALEADHLTVSRRGKLHGPVDEALAGLGLARRVVGSVGTFPASLFVVRATDLAGLISSWSVPLARALGLATFDVPLWLPPVRVGLAWHPRHDVDPAHGWLRGTMREILAEWSGS
- a CDS encoding MFS transporter → MPSHALKRRTLLALCACVLVAQSMVAAVNLLIPQLSSSSLHPSSSEILWTVDAYVIVFAGLLIPAGTLGDRYGRKGALLTGLALFAAGAALSALARDPALLVAGRGVSGAGAALITPATMSILLHLAGPHGRARAMASWTLAIGLGGLAGNLGGGLAGQFLSWRALFAVMVPLAALLALAVAVTTPRTDRSPHSHLAPAGTLLLTAGLVAALFGIIEGPEYGWGAPRILFAFAAGALLIALFTVQSLRSRTPLFDPRVFAAPRLRAATLGMATGFFGLFALFYLNSQYLQGVKGYGPARAGISIVPLIVGMALVPRLAARWAPRHPRPVIGGGLALIGVGLLGVSTAGAGTPYAVYACWLLVISAGTGLCMPTLTLGVVTSLPPHQAGLGSGLGTAAREIGAALGVAVTGTVLASHDGLPGGMAPALRTVALLVLAATVAVVAGYGGSRKDAGEPAGPAPDGTGTGPAHKRGGAPVR
- a CDS encoding malate dehydrogenase; protein product: MTRTPVNVTVTGAAGQIGYALLFRIASGQLLGADVPVKLRLLEITPALKAAEGTAMELDDCAFPLLAGIDITDDPNVAFDGTNVGLLVGARPRTKGMERGDLLEANGGIFKPQGKAINDHAADDVKVLVVGNPANTNALIAQAAAPDVPAERFTAMTRLDHNRALTQLAKKTGSTVSDIKRLTIWGNHSATQYPDIFHATVAGKNAAEVVNDEKWLTEDFIPTVAKRGAAIIEARGASSAASAANAAIDHVYSWVNGTAEGDWVSMGIPSDGSYGVPEGLISSFPVTCKDGKYEIVQGLEINEFSRARIDASVKELEEEREAVRGLGLI
- a CDS encoding DUF2690 domain-containing protein — its product is MPDELDPQIREFTSQLRRLVDRSGLSIASVADRTGYSKTSWERYLNGRLLAPKGAIVALAEVTGTNPVHLTTMWELAERAWSRSEMRHDMTMEAIRISQARAALGEFGGQDFGSPSAGSKDDGKAASAGGSRTARRSGSATVTPGIAGPAGVAPTVPPQPTAPEVQDSTGSGGTGVNSWGVAGYQGPSQGRGRPAGTGTGSTPGSGPGTARMPGVGAGSYDAPPRDAVPAGAGAGGAGGSGGSAGSGGSGGKRRTAMFLAGVVGVLVVIAGAFYLTGGGGDDEAKGGGKSPAPTAATNQELPPGVKCSGDSCTGKDAENMGCSGDLVTTAQTATVGTTVVEVRYSETCKAAWGRITQAAQGDEVQVSAGKAKQTGSITAAGDTIAYTPMVSVENAADAKACATLASGRQGCTE